One part of the Luteibacter yeojuensis genome encodes these proteins:
- the tkt gene encoding transketolase, translated as MTTRRERANAIRALAMDGVEAAKSGHPGMPMGMADIAEVLWGDFLHHNPSNPHWPNRDRFVLSNGHGSMLQYALLHLTGYDLGIEDLKHFRQLGFRTAGHPEYHHTPGVETTTGPLGQGLANAVGFALAEKVLAARFNRPGHDIVDHHTYVFVGDGCLMEGISHEVASLAGTLKLGKLVAVYDDNGISIDGEVHDWFTDDTPARFRAYGWNVVMGDDGKPVDGHDADAIKKAITAATSQNEKPSLVICKTVIGFGAPNKEGKESSHGAALGPDEVKAAREKLGWKYPPFEIPQEMYASWDAKDAGAKAEKAWNDAFDAYAKAHPELAAELKRRLSGELPANWKEGADAFIRKMQAEGPVVASRKASQMALDAFGPLLPELIGGSADLAPSNLTIWKGSKNVNTAGGEGNYIHYGVREFGMSAISNGIALHGGFVPYDATFLVFSDYARNGVRMSALIPAHVIHVYTHDSIGLGEDGPTHQPVEHLGSLRLIPNNRVWRPADAVESAVSWKKAIERAGNPSCLVFSRQNLKHNPRTEQQVADIEKGGYVLFEPAEKFKAIIIATGSEVGMAVEAAQALGDQGVPVRVVSMPCTEEFDAQPVEYREGVLPSWCRARVAVEAASVDYWAKYVGLDGKVVGMTTFGASAPIDKLYEHFGITTTAVVDAVKGVIK; from the coding sequence ATGACGACACGCCGCGAACGCGCCAACGCGATCCGCGCCCTGGCCATGGATGGTGTGGAAGCCGCCAAATCCGGCCATCCTGGCATGCCGATGGGCATGGCCGATATCGCCGAAGTCCTCTGGGGCGACTTCCTGCACCACAACCCGTCGAACCCGCACTGGCCGAACCGCGATCGCTTCGTGCTCTCCAACGGTCACGGCTCGATGCTGCAGTACGCATTGCTCCACCTCACCGGATACGACCTCGGCATCGAGGACCTCAAGCACTTCCGCCAGCTGGGCTTCCGTACGGCGGGCCATCCGGAATACCACCACACCCCGGGCGTCGAGACGACCACCGGCCCGCTGGGCCAGGGCCTCGCCAACGCCGTGGGCTTCGCCCTCGCGGAGAAGGTGCTCGCGGCGCGCTTCAACCGCCCCGGCCACGACATCGTCGACCATCACACCTATGTGTTCGTCGGCGATGGTTGCCTGATGGAAGGCATCTCGCACGAAGTGGCGTCGCTCGCCGGCACCCTGAAGCTCGGCAAGCTCGTCGCGGTCTACGACGACAACGGCATCTCGATCGACGGCGAAGTGCATGACTGGTTCACCGACGACACGCCTGCGCGCTTCCGCGCATACGGGTGGAATGTCGTCATGGGCGACGACGGCAAGCCGGTCGACGGTCACGACGCCGACGCCATCAAGAAGGCGATCACGGCCGCGACCTCGCAGAACGAGAAGCCCTCGCTGGTGATCTGCAAGACCGTGATCGGTTTCGGCGCACCGAACAAGGAGGGCAAGGAGTCCTCGCACGGCGCGGCGCTCGGCCCCGACGAAGTGAAGGCCGCACGCGAAAAGCTCGGTTGGAAGTACCCGCCGTTCGAAATCCCGCAGGAGATGTACGCCTCGTGGGACGCGAAGGATGCCGGTGCCAAGGCGGAGAAGGCCTGGAACGACGCCTTCGATGCCTACGCGAAGGCGCATCCGGAGCTCGCCGCCGAGCTGAAGCGCCGCCTCTCCGGCGAGCTGCCGGCGAACTGGAAGGAGGGTGCCGATGCCTTCATCCGGAAGATGCAGGCCGAGGGTCCCGTCGTGGCGTCGCGTAAGGCCTCGCAGATGGCCCTCGACGCGTTCGGTCCGCTGCTGCCGGAGCTGATCGGCGGCTCCGCCGACCTTGCACCGTCGAACCTCACCATCTGGAAGGGTTCAAAGAACGTCAACACTGCCGGTGGGGAAGGCAACTACATCCATTACGGCGTGCGCGAGTTCGGCATGAGCGCGATCTCCAATGGCATCGCGCTGCACGGCGGCTTCGTGCCATATGACGCCACCTTCCTCGTGTTCTCGGACTACGCCCGCAACGGCGTGCGCATGTCGGCGCTGATCCCCGCTCACGTCATCCACGTGTATACGCACGATTCGATCGGCCTCGGCGAAGATGGCCCGACCCACCAGCCGGTGGAACACCTGGGCTCGCTGCGTCTCATTCCGAACAATCGCGTATGGCGTCCGGCGGATGCCGTCGAGTCGGCGGTATCGTGGAAGAAGGCCATCGAGCGCGCCGGCAACCCGTCGTGCCTGGTCTTTTCGCGCCAGAACCTGAAGCACAATCCGCGCACCGAACAGCAGGTGGCCGACATCGAGAAGGGCGGTTACGTTCTTTTCGAACCCGCCGAGAAGTTCAAGGCGATCATCATCGCCACGGGCTCGGAAGTCGGGATGGCCGTCGAAGCGGCCCAGGCCCTTGGCGACCAGGGCGTTCCCGTCCGCGTCGTCTCCATGCCCTGCACGGAAGAGTTCGACGCGCAGCCGGTCGAATACCGCGAGGGCGTGCTGCCGTCGTGGTGCCGCGCGCGCGTGGCGGTGGAGGCGGCCAGCGTGGATTACTGGGCGAAGTACGTCGGCCTCGACGGCAAGGTCGTGGGCATGACCACCTTCGGCGCGTCGGCGCCGATCGACAAGCTCTATGAGCACTTCGGCATTACCACCACGGCGGTGGTGGATGCGGTGAAGGGTGTGATCAAGTAA
- a CDS encoding outer membrane protein has protein sequence MKKAALALAVSCVSFSAIPAFAQDSNPAVTGNYQPSQAMGSGNWFIGANVGRTNGSDTGGFGSNSGGFNFLRGEKGRRTGYGLLGGYRWKVGPDLGLGLEAGYADLGNFRVKNVFESGQDVNQKSTRNALRGWMVGVNGKINLVPQWYISAHGGYFRANDNNQNYNNSVGQDLGFSSGGRPDRGSWYAGLGTGWDVNEHFGVGVSYDYFHADAGKVRNNATGEVSRGLKRSTGIVSVAGEYRF, from the coding sequence ATGAAAAAGGCAGCGCTTGCCCTTGCAGTCTCTTGCGTCTCGTTTTCGGCCATTCCGGCCTTCGCCCAGGACAGCAACCCGGCCGTGACCGGCAACTACCAGCCCAGCCAGGCCATGGGTAGCGGCAACTGGTTCATCGGCGCCAACGTCGGCCGCACCAACGGAAGCGACACCGGCGGGTTCGGCAGCAACTCCGGCGGCTTCAACTTCCTGCGCGGCGAAAAGGGCCGTCGCACCGGCTATGGCCTGCTCGGCGGTTATCGCTGGAAGGTCGGTCCGGACCTGGGCCTCGGCCTCGAGGCCGGCTATGCGGACCTCGGCAATTTCCGGGTCAAGAACGTTTTCGAATCGGGCCAGGACGTGAACCAGAAGTCGACGCGCAATGCGCTGCGCGGCTGGATGGTCGGCGTCAACGGCAAGATCAACCTGGTGCCGCAGTGGTACATCAGCGCGCACGGCGGGTACTTCCGCGCCAACGACAACAACCAGAACTACAACAACAGCGTGGGCCAGGACCTCGGCTTCTCCAGCGGCGGCCGCCCCGATCGCGGCAGCTGGTACGCCGGCCTTGGCACCGGTTGGGACGTCAACGAGCATTTCGGCGTCGGCGTCTCCTACGACTACTTCCATGCGGATGCCGGCAAGGTCCGCAACAACGCGACCGGCGAGGTTTCGCGCGGCCT